The Petrocella atlantisensis genome has a window encoding:
- a CDS encoding chromate transporter, whose translation MKTYLELFLAFLKIGAFTFGGGYAMIPLIEKEVVVHKKWVHKDEIINLFAIAQSIPGAIAINTSTLIGYKVAGRRGAIAATSGVILPSFVIIITIATFFSMIADTPAVKAIFLGINGAVVALILMAAKKMIQSAVVDGMTLMIFIGTVLCVTLTNMSPIWVIVLGGVLGMVSYRQIRERKKPL comes from the coding sequence ATGAAGACTTATCTGGAATTGTTTCTTGCTTTTCTAAAAATTGGCGCTTTCACTTTTGGTGGCGGCTATGCCATGATCCCTTTGATTGAAAAAGAAGTTGTTGTCCATAAGAAATGGGTCCATAAAGATGAAATTATTAATCTTTTTGCAATAGCACAGTCAATACCTGGCGCTATTGCTATTAATACATCTACTCTAATTGGTTATAAAGTTGCGGGGCGTCGTGGTGCCATTGCGGCGACCTCAGGTGTCATCTTGCCCTCCTTTGTCATTATCATTACCATAGCTACTTTTTTTAGCATGATTGCAGATACGCCTGCAGTAAAAGCTATATTTCTTGGTATTAATGGTGCTGTGGTTGCCTTGATTCTAATGGCTGCTAAAAAAATGATACAAAGTGCGGTTGTAGATGGGATGACGCTCATGATTTTTATTGGGACAGTTCTATGTGTTACCCTTACAAACATGAGCCCTATATGGGTTATTGTTCTTGGTGGTGTATTAGGGATGGTTTCTTATAGACAAATCCGAGAGAGGAAAAAACCATTATGA
- a CDS encoding chromate transporter, with translation MIYWDLFVTFFKVGLFSFGGGYAMIPLISSEIQRHGWLLESEFVQIIGIAEMTPGPIAVNAATFVGYKMGGIGGSAIATLGVALPSLLIVLFISSFFFKHSENIIMKKVFYGIKPVIAGLIFAAALSIGKSALFINHTPSLNQINFKTLAIGIIVLILELKTKIHPIILIIGSGILGFMTIFL, from the coding sequence ATGATTTACTGGGATTTGTTTGTTACTTTTTTTAAAGTGGGCCTGTTTAGTTTTGGTGGCGGTTATGCCATGATTCCCCTTATATCCAGTGAAATCCAAAGACATGGATGGTTACTTGAAAGTGAGTTCGTTCAGATTATCGGCATTGCGGAGATGACGCCGGGCCCGATTGCTGTTAATGCGGCTACTTTTGTCGGCTATAAGATGGGTGGCATAGGAGGATCGGCAATAGCGACACTTGGTGTAGCATTACCTTCTTTGTTGATTGTATTGTTTATATCTTCATTTTTCTTCAAACACAGTGAAAATATCATCATGAAAAAAGTGTTTTATGGTATAAAACCGGTAATCGCGGGATTAATATTTGCAGCTGCTCTATCTATAGGGAAAAGCGCTTTGTTTATTAACCATACCCCTAGTTTGAATCAGATAAACTTTAAAACTTTAGCTATTGGCATCATTGTATTGATTCTTGAGCTAAAAACGAAAATTCATCCCATAATATTGATCATAGGTTCAGGTATCTTAGGATTTATGACGATATTCTTATAA
- a CDS encoding DUF342 domain-containing protein gives MSKIIFADEYIQLEEEDQKVWMRQKKMGMTIMTFNNDVATTLPRLRITKFSALSAALRDGLTSTIEVGEWLPLVDIRMTNDGLIAEAIILMTPIEYETYDKEKLKGQMLLACKDANIIYGLNMALDYKNLMPLEKITVAEGRQPINGDDAKIRMYTIGEVVPKIVETGGVDHYELSVINRVNEGDWLGERLEPTPGIPGMTVTGQEIPPIPGHQEALVFDTNSVISVLNEEEGITTLYAKRNGAVVYTDNLISVQNAIRIDGDVGFATGNVDFDGFVEVNHTVDDNFTVIATENIQILGKMGIGAVSLIESRMGDIYVKGGIAGKHKAIIKAKKNIYTKFASDCTIICEGTVHIGFYAMNCDITAKEVILESPSSKIIGGVIRASVKVEASEIGGRAGIHTKIIVGGFDREKITQDYNMLSTAVELTKEKLDHYRKTYEAFGKREINQKDYKDYEETRHKYMTYKKRLANLYETQKNYISYLHTKGLGEVVAKKLIYPNVLIKLLDKQILVKDKSNLPVRYYYEDHEIKVI, from the coding sequence ATGAGTAAAATCATATTTGCAGATGAGTATATACAGTTGGAAGAAGAAGATCAAAAAGTATGGATGCGTCAAAAGAAAATGGGCATGACCATCATGACATTTAACAATGATGTAGCCACCACCTTACCAAGACTGAGAATTACAAAATTCTCAGCACTAAGTGCTGCGCTAAGAGATGGATTGACAAGTACAATTGAGGTGGGCGAGTGGTTACCTCTTGTGGATATACGAATGACTAACGATGGCCTTATTGCAGAGGCGATTATTTTGATGACCCCTATAGAATACGAAACCTATGACAAAGAGAAGCTTAAAGGACAGATGCTCCTAGCCTGTAAAGATGCTAATATCATATACGGACTCAATATGGCGTTGGATTATAAAAATTTGATGCCTTTAGAAAAAATAACTGTAGCAGAAGGGCGACAACCTATTAATGGTGATGATGCCAAGATTAGAATGTACACCATCGGGGAAGTTGTTCCAAAAATCGTTGAAACAGGTGGTGTGGATCACTACGAACTGAGTGTTATCAACCGTGTGAATGAAGGTGACTGGTTGGGAGAAAGATTAGAGCCTACCCCTGGAATACCCGGTATGACAGTAACAGGTCAAGAGATTCCACCTATTCCAGGTCATCAAGAAGCTTTGGTTTTTGATACGAATTCTGTAATCAGTGTATTGAATGAAGAAGAGGGAATTACCACATTATATGCCAAAAGAAATGGTGCTGTTGTTTATACGGACAATCTGATTAGTGTACAAAATGCCATTCGAATAGATGGTGATGTTGGCTTTGCAACAGGTAATGTGGATTTTGATGGCTTTGTAGAGGTCAATCATACAGTGGATGATAATTTCACTGTCATAGCTACTGAAAATATTCAGATTTTAGGTAAGATGGGTATTGGTGCTGTATCCCTGATTGAAAGCAGAATGGGTGATATATATGTCAAGGGTGGTATAGCCGGTAAACATAAAGCCATTATAAAAGCTAAAAAAAACATTTATACGAAGTTCGCTTCTGACTGTACCATCATCTGTGAAGGTACAGTCCATATCGGATTCTATGCTATGAACTGCGACATTACGGCAAAAGAAGTCATCTTGGAATCGCCATCAAGTAAGATTATCGGTGGTGTAATACGAGCATCAGTCAAAGTAGAAGCCAGTGAAATAGGCGGACGTGCCGGTATTCATACAAAAATCATCGTGGGTGGTTTTGATCGGGAGAAAATTACACAAGACTACAATATGCTAAGTACTGCAGTAGAACTTACGAAAGAAAAGCTTGATCATTACAGAAAAACTTATGAAGCCTTTGGTAAAAGAGAAATCAATCAAAAAGATTATAAAGATTATGAGGAAACCAGACACAAATACATGACCTATAAAAAAAGGCTTGCGAATCTGTATGAGACGCAGAAGAATTATATTAGTTATTTACACACCAAAGGTTTAGGAGAAGTAGTAGCAAAAAAACTCATTTATCCGAATGTCCTGATTAAGCTTTTGGACAAACAGATTTTAGTGAAAGATAAGTCAAACCTGCCCGTGCGTTATTATTATGAAGACCATGAGATTAAAGTCATATAG
- the ilvD gene encoding dihydroxy-acid dehydratase, giving the protein MSTYKDLRIKSIVISEGSNRTPNRAMLRAVGFTDEDFLRPMIGIASTWSEVTPCNMHLDQLAVSAKKGAREGGGAPLIFNTITVSDGIAMGHEGMRYSLPSREIIADSIETVMGAERFDGIVAIGGCDKNMPGCMIAIGRMNLPAVFVYGGSIQPGKSKGKDIDIVSAFEAVGRHNKHEIDDKELHQIECKACPGPGSCGGMYTANTMSSAIEAMGMALPGNASNPAIGNSKAQECEDAGKAVIRLLEQDIRPKDIMTKKAFENAITVVMALGGSTNAFLHLMAMANAVDVDLNYDDFERIRKNVPHLADLKPSGRFVMQDLSNVGGVPGVMKLLLRAGLLHGDCMTVTGKTLEDNLRDLPDLTQGQEVIRDMDQPLKKEGALYVLKGNLAPEGAVCKMSGVKIKKMRGPAKVFDSEEAAIEAVMADKIMEGDVIVIRYQGPKGGPGMPEMLSISAIIIGKGLGGKVSLLTDGRYSGGSHGFVVGHIAPEAQVGGPIALIKNGDSIIIDSTKGEIDVELTEAEWTTRQESWVAPALRYQRGVLAKYAKLVGSSSRGAITD; this is encoded by the coding sequence ATGTCCACATATAAAGACTTAAGAATAAAAAGCATTGTAATCAGTGAAGGCAGTAATAGAACACCGAATAGAGCGATGCTTCGTGCAGTAGGATTTACAGATGAAGATTTCTTGCGACCTATGATTGGGATAGCCAGTACGTGGAGTGAGGTGACACCCTGTAATATGCACCTAGATCAGCTAGCAGTATCGGCTAAGAAAGGCGCAAGGGAGGGTGGCGGTGCACCTCTTATTTTTAATACTATTACAGTTTCAGACGGTATTGCCATGGGGCATGAAGGCATGCGGTATTCTTTACCGAGCAGAGAGATCATAGCAGATTCTATAGAAACTGTGATGGGTGCAGAACGTTTTGACGGTATCGTTGCCATTGGAGGTTGCGATAAGAATATGCCGGGTTGTATGATTGCCATTGGTAGAATGAATCTTCCGGCGGTTTTTGTATATGGCGGTAGTATCCAACCCGGTAAAAGTAAAGGGAAAGATATCGATATTGTTTCGGCTTTTGAAGCAGTCGGTAGACATAATAAACATGAAATTGATGATAAGGAACTGCACCAGATTGAGTGTAAGGCTTGTCCGGGACCGGGTTCTTGTGGTGGCATGTATACGGCCAATACCATGTCATCAGCAATAGAAGCTATGGGCATGGCTTTGCCAGGAAATGCATCAAATCCGGCAATAGGGAATTCAAAAGCCCAAGAGTGTGAGGATGCGGGTAAAGCAGTTATTAGATTGCTTGAACAAGATATTCGCCCTAAAGACATCATGACAAAGAAGGCTTTTGAAAATGCTATCACCGTGGTCATGGCTCTTGGTGGGTCTACCAATGCTTTTTTACACTTGATGGCAATGGCAAATGCTGTTGATGTGGATTTAAACTATGATGATTTTGAAAGAATAAGGAAAAATGTACCTCATTTAGCAGATTTAAAGCCAAGTGGTAGATTTGTTATGCAGGACTTGAGCAATGTTGGTGGCGTACCAGGTGTCATGAAGTTATTGCTTCGCGCAGGACTGCTTCATGGAGACTGTATGACTGTAACCGGAAAAACATTGGAAGACAATCTTAGAGACTTACCGGATCTAACCCAAGGACAAGAAGTTATCAGAGACATGGACCAACCTCTAAAAAAAGAAGGCGCACTCTATGTTTTGAAAGGTAATTTGGCACCGGAAGGTGCTGTGTGTAAAATGTCCGGTGTAAAGATTAAGAAGATGCGTGGACCGGCTAAAGTATTTGACTCGGAAGAGGCAGCTATAGAAGCGGTCATGGCGGACAAGATTATGGAAGGTGATGTGATTGTCATACGTTATCAAGGTCCAAAAGGTGGGCCGGGTATGCCGGAAATGCTTTCCATCAGTGCCATCATTATCGGTAAAGGTTTAGGTGGTAAAGTTTCTTTACTCACAGACGGTCGTTATTCAGGTGGTAGTCACGGCTTTGTGGTCGGGCATATCGCACCGGAAGCTCAAGTGGGTGGACCGATAGCATTAATAAAAAATGGTGACAGTATTATTATAGATTCAACCAAAGGTGAAATTGACGTAGAACTTACAGAAGCAGAATGGACTACGCGGCAAGAGTCATGGGTAGCCCCAGCGCTTAGGTATCAAAGAGGTGTTTTGGCAAAGTATGCCAAGTTGGTAGGCTCATCTTCAAGAGGGGCCATAACAGATTAA
- a CDS encoding branched-chain amino acid transporter permease, translating to MTLILILVMALVTYLIRISPFILFGKHQKTPLWVTYLGKYLPPAVMSMLIIYSLKDINPLDYIHSLPVFIAILTTGVLHLWKRNNLLSIISGTVVYMLLLQKVFI from the coding sequence ATGACCCTTATTCTGATTCTTGTTATGGCTCTGGTTACCTATCTTATACGCATATCTCCTTTTATATTGTTTGGAAAACATCAGAAAACCCCTTTATGGGTGACTTATCTTGGCAAGTATCTACCACCAGCTGTTATGAGTATGCTGATTATCTATAGTCTAAAGGACATTAATCCTCTTGATTATATCCATAGCCTTCCAGTATTTATTGCCATCCTTACGACAGGCGTACTTCATCTTTGGAAGCGCAATAATTTGCTCAGTATCATAAGCGGTACTGTTGTCTATATGCTACTCCTTCAGAAAGTTTTTATCTAA
- a CDS encoding AzlC family ABC transporter permease translates to MKRVFRSAFPLTIPVLLGYISVGIAFGLLVVKSDLDFWVALLMSVLVYAGAMQFLAIQLLVNPVSILQVAIITLFVNIRHLFYGLSFIDLFKTFGFKKHYMIFALTDETYSLLCAIALKEDMDHENLFFAVSFLNQLYWISGTLIGYLLGSWLVFDTTGIEFAMTALFVVIFIEQWLGYKDHRPSLIGLATSLIAVMVFGPKNMILPAMVMILIGLMGSKSIIESKEVRP, encoded by the coding sequence ATGAAACGTGTTTTTAGATCTGCATTTCCATTGACCATACCGGTGCTTCTTGGCTATATCTCTGTGGGTATTGCTTTTGGTCTTCTGGTTGTTAAGTCGGACCTAGATTTTTGGGTAGCGCTACTTATGAGTGTTCTTGTTTATGCGGGCGCTATGCAATTTTTGGCCATACAGCTTTTGGTTAATCCCGTCAGTATATTACAGGTGGCGATTATTACTCTATTTGTTAATATCCGTCATTTATTTTATGGCCTGTCTTTTATCGATCTTTTTAAGACTTTTGGTTTTAAAAAACATTATATGATTTTTGCCCTTACCGATGAGACTTACTCTTTACTCTGTGCCATTGCACTAAAAGAGGATATGGACCACGAAAATCTATTTTTTGCTGTCTCTTTTCTGAATCAACTTTATTGGATTTCCGGTACGCTTATTGGATATCTCCTTGGTTCTTGGCTAGTTTTTGATACGACTGGTATTGAGTTTGCCATGACCGCATTATTTGTTGTTATTTTCATCGAGCAATGGCTGGGCTATAAAGATCACAGACCCTCCTTGATCGGACTTGCCACTTCCCTCATCGCGGTCATGGTCTTTGGTCCAAAAAACATGATTTTGCCTGCCATGGTTATGATATTAATCGGGCTTATGGGTAGCAAGTCAATAATTGAATCAAAGGAGGTGCGTCCATGA
- a CDS encoding phospho-sugar mutase — MNIYESWLSSDDVDENTKKELLSIKDDPAQIQDRFYKSLEFGTAGLRGKLGAGTNRMNTYIVAKVTQGIADYILDYGKAYMDSGVVIAYDCRHFAPEFAKLTALVFAANGIKAYLFESLRPTPELSYTLRELDAVSGINVTASHNPKEYSGYKVYWEDGAQVLDDIANGMTEKINQVPIFNGAKMITEEEALNQGLLVMLGQKEDDAYIKMVKSLSLRDQDVEKDIKIVYTPLNGAGSIPVMRVLREKGFTQITIVPEQEHPDPNFTTVDYPNPEDPRAFEYAEKLGSSLGAELLIATDPDADRLAIEVLDQAGNYVPFNGNQTGAILVQYIAQSMEEKGILPNKPAIVKSIVTGDLGKVIAADYGFTTFESLTGFKNICGRIPELANEGYQYILGYEESIGYSVGTSVRDKDGVSATMLLCEAAGYYKSKGKTLLNVLDEIYKTYGYYKEKQISLVLDGVEGQNRIGRMMTHYRAHYPQKIGAFKTVEAIDYLGGYMDIPSSNVLKYMLDDGSWYAVRPSGTEPKIKLYIYTKGDTDERAAAIIELIEKTVLGVLESVE, encoded by the coding sequence ATGAACATATATGAATCATGGCTAAGCAGTGATGATGTGGATGAAAACACCAAAAAAGAATTATTAAGTATCAAAGATGATCCCGCACAAATTCAAGATCGATTTTATAAATCTCTTGAATTTGGAACTGCAGGACTAAGGGGTAAACTTGGCGCCGGTACCAATCGCATGAATACTTATATCGTAGCAAAGGTCACACAAGGCATTGCCGATTATATCCTGGATTATGGCAAAGCATATATGGACAGTGGCGTCGTAATCGCCTATGATTGCAGACATTTTGCACCGGAGTTTGCCAAGCTAACAGCATTGGTATTTGCTGCTAACGGTATTAAGGCTTATCTTTTTGAAAGTTTGAGACCAACACCAGAGCTCTCTTATACCCTTAGAGAACTGGACGCTGTTTCCGGCATAAATGTAACCGCCAGCCATAATCCTAAAGAGTACAGTGGCTATAAGGTCTATTGGGAAGACGGTGCACAAGTACTGGATGATATCGCTAATGGGATGACAGAAAAAATCAACCAAGTGCCAATCTTTAATGGTGCCAAAATGATTACAGAAGAAGAGGCCCTTAATCAAGGCTTATTGGTTATGCTTGGGCAAAAGGAAGACGATGCTTACATCAAAATGGTCAAATCTCTATCTCTGCGTGATCAGGATGTAGAAAAAGACATCAAGATTGTCTACACGCCTTTAAATGGTGCCGGCAGCATTCCGGTCATGCGTGTACTTCGTGAAAAAGGATTCACCCAAATCACCATTGTCCCTGAACAGGAACATCCGGACCCTAACTTCACCACCGTTGATTATCCAAATCCAGAGGATCCTAGGGCTTTTGAATATGCCGAGAAACTCGGTTCATCACTTGGTGCTGAACTTCTTATTGCAACTGATCCTGATGCAGATCGCCTTGCTATTGAAGTTCTTGATCAGGCTGGGAACTATGTACCTTTTAACGGTAACCAAACCGGCGCCATTCTTGTCCAATATATTGCACAAAGCATGGAAGAAAAAGGTATTCTACCTAACAAACCAGCCATTGTTAAGTCCATCGTCACAGGGGATTTAGGTAAGGTTATCGCTGCTGATTATGGCTTCACCACATTTGAATCTTTAACAGGTTTTAAGAACATTTGTGGCCGTATTCCTGAGCTTGCTAACGAAGGATACCAGTACATTTTGGGTTATGAAGAGAGCATTGGTTATTCCGTTGGCACAAGTGTACGCGACAAAGATGGTGTTAGTGCTACCATGTTGCTTTGTGAAGCCGCCGGTTATTACAAATCCAAAGGTAAAACCTTATTGAACGTTCTTGATGAAATCTATAAAACTTATGGTTATTACAAAGAAAAGCAAATCTCGTTGGTGCTTGACGGTGTAGAAGGACAAAACCGTATTGGTCGAATGATGACCCATTATAGAGCCCATTATCCTCAAAAGATTGGGGCTTTTAAGACCGTTGAAGCCATCGACTATTTAGGTGGTTACATGGATATTCCAAGTTCTAATGTATTGAAGTATATGTTGGATGATGGTAGTTGGTATGCTGTTCGACCTTCCGGTACTGAGCCCAAAATTAAGCTCTATATTTATACCAAAGGTGATACAGATGAACGTGCTGCTGCTATTATTGAGTTGATAGAAAAGACTGTACTTGGTGTATTGGAGAGTGTAGAGTAA
- a CDS encoding FprA family A-type flavoprotein — MNITTISDDIFKLSVSLENVLFEGIWEIPRGVSVNSYIVKGEKIALVDGVCGWDGVPEHLFEMLDQMNMKIDDVDYLIINHMEPDHSGWLEDLRSIKANLNIICTKPAEQLLEAFYGRVDNIRVVKDGDTLDLGNGRILTFATVPNVHWPDAMVTYDTMTKTLFSCDVFGTYGYIEGKHFDEDLTEEELVIFEEEGVRYYSNIVATFSDFTKKALDKLKDIEIKVVAPGHGLVWRKNPSKIIDDYKRYAAYQKDPDLHEVTVLYGSMYGMTEKAVQHIIESLKNYDVKVNVHRVPETSWGTILASVWNSPVVILAMPTYEYKMFPPMAAILEELGNKKVHNRKALRIGSYGWSGGAQKELDEIMKHKGMKWTFVEPVEFKGAAAQSDYQKMDEGIIELMEMIGVSDTAVTV; from the coding sequence ATGAACATAACAACAATAAGTGATGATATATTTAAACTAAGTGTTTCTTTAGAAAATGTGCTTTTTGAAGGTATTTGGGAGATTCCAAGAGGGGTTTCTGTCAATTCATACATTGTCAAAGGTGAGAAAATCGCGTTGGTGGATGGCGTCTGTGGATGGGATGGTGTTCCTGAACACCTTTTTGAGATGCTTGATCAGATGAATATGAAAATTGATGATGTGGATTACCTGATTATTAACCATATGGAACCGGATCATTCCGGTTGGCTTGAAGATCTAAGAAGTATAAAAGCCAATCTAAACATAATCTGCACAAAACCTGCAGAGCAGTTACTTGAAGCATTCTATGGTCGTGTCGACAACATACGTGTGGTAAAAGACGGTGATACGCTGGACCTTGGTAATGGACGCATCTTAACATTTGCAACCGTACCTAACGTTCATTGGCCAGATGCTATGGTAACCTATGACACAATGACAAAAACATTATTTTCTTGTGATGTTTTCGGAACCTATGGTTATATTGAAGGAAAGCATTTTGATGAAGATTTAACAGAAGAGGAATTGGTCATATTTGAAGAGGAGGGTGTTAGATACTACTCCAATATTGTAGCGACTTTTTCAGATTTCACCAAGAAAGCATTAGATAAATTAAAAGACATAGAGATTAAAGTAGTTGCTCCAGGGCATGGCTTGGTATGGCGTAAGAACCCTAGTAAAATCATAGATGATTATAAGCGATATGCCGCTTATCAAAAAGATCCAGATTTACATGAAGTAACCGTATTATATGGTTCCATGTATGGTATGACTGAAAAAGCAGTGCAGCATATTATTGAAAGTCTTAAAAACTATGATGTAAAAGTGAATGTTCATAGAGTACCTGAAACTTCATGGGGGACTATTTTGGCTTCCGTATGGAATTCACCTGTAGTAATCTTAGCAATGCCAACATACGAGTACAAGATGTTTCCACCTATGGCGGCTATTCTTGAAGAGCTTGGCAATAAAAAAGTTCATAACCGAAAAGCGCTTCGAATTGGTTCCTACGGCTGGTCCGGCGGTGCACAAAAAGAGTTGGATGAGATTATGAAGCATAAAGGGATGAAGTGGACATTTGTAGAGCCTGTTGAATTTAAAGGTGCTGCAGCCCAGTCAGACTATCAAAAAATGGATGAAGGTATAATAGAGTTGATGGAAATGATAGGTGTATCAGATACAGCCGTAACAGTTTAA
- a CDS encoding macro domain-containing protein codes for MIKFELIKGELLEQDVDVILNLTNQNLDYKGGLNDFISSYAGESLGKECSELGGCSTGKAKLTMSYDLEAKGIGWIIHAVGPRYAGGMYFEDDLLADSYEAALQLTVNYKKHYMKQCLDVLDKYIGHLDGSAKIAYTQDTKSELMDYFEHHPIKSIALQSISTGVYGYPIDEAAKIATRTIKAFCNEHEHLEKVLMVCQDKITYEAYKKYMNK; via the coding sequence ATGATTAAGTTTGAATTGATTAAGGGAGAGTTATTAGAACAAGATGTCGATGTTATTTTGAACCTGACAAACCAGAACTTGGATTATAAGGGCGGTCTTAATGATTTTATTTCTAGTTATGCAGGTGAAAGTTTAGGTAAAGAATGTAGCGAATTGGGCGGCTGTTCAACCGGTAAGGCCAAGTTGACCATGTCTTATGATCTTGAAGCTAAAGGGATTGGGTGGATTATTCATGCAGTCGGTCCAAGGTATGCAGGTGGTATGTATTTTGAAGATGATCTTCTGGCAGACAGTTATGAAGCAGCTCTACAGCTAACGGTCAATTACAAAAAACATTATATGAAACAATGTCTGGATGTGTTGGATAAATATATTGGTCATTTAGACGGTTCTGCAAAAATTGCTTATACACAGGATACAAAATCTGAACTAATGGATTATTTCGAGCATCATCCAATAAAATCAATAGCACTTCAATCCATCAGTACTGGCGTGTATGGTTATCCGATTGATGAGGCCGCTAAAATTGCGACTAGGACCATAAAAGCATTTTGTAATGAACATGAGCACCTTGAAAAGGTTCTTATGGTTTGCCAAGATAAAATTACATATGAAGCCTATAAGAAATATATGAATAAGTAG
- a CDS encoding SH3 domain-containing protein has translation MNITDKRNIVKSFVLIMVFLFLSGCRPIEGLEPNDGLSEPKDGPVVIEEAPVEEPEMIPEPEKTDILHVQIIADVLNVRESASINSTIVDKVQENAIFEVLEEAMDDEDQIWYKIKTEKDVLGWIFGAYCVSVEEEDLPVTTDE, from the coding sequence ATGAATATCACAGATAAGCGTAATATAGTAAAAAGTTTCGTATTAATAATGGTTTTTTTATTCTTATCAGGTTGTAGACCCATTGAGGGGTTAGAGCCTAATGATGGATTATCCGAACCTAAAGATGGTCCGGTCGTGATTGAGGAAGCACCTGTTGAAGAACCCGAGATGATTCCCGAACCTGAAAAAACCGATATTTTACATGTTCAGATTATTGCAGATGTTCTAAATGTACGCGAATCAGCTTCAATTAATAGCACCATCGTTGATAAGGTTCAGGAGAATGCTATATTTGAGGTCCTTGAAGAAGCGATGGATGATGAAGATCAGATTTGGTACAAGATAAAAACTGAAAAAGATGTATTGGGTTGGATTTTCGGTGCATATTGTGTTTCTGTTGAGGAAGAAGATCTACCGGTTACAACCGATGAGTGA
- a CDS encoding NYN domain-containing protein — translation MDEKDKKIAVLIDADNVSEKYIKYIMDEISNHGTPTYKRIYGDFTKPNLASWKNVLLNYSISPIQQYSYTTGKNATDAALIIDAMDILYSSHVDGFCIVSSDSDFTRLAARLREAGMYVVGMGEKKTPTPFISACEIFKYLEVLAAPSRGEVKSDKTPAKEETRKEGITSKQALIQSIKTIITEASDEEGWVNLGEVGTRLNKRYPDFDTRNYGHSKLSPLILSLEQFDVLKRKNPNSLYGINYYIKNKEENPKKR, via the coding sequence ATGGATGAAAAAGATAAAAAGATTGCAGTCTTGATTGATGCAGATAATGTTTCTGAAAAATATATAAAATACATTATGGATGAGATATCCAACCATGGAACACCAACTTATAAGAGGATATATGGAGATTTTACGAAGCCTAATTTGGCTTCTTGGAAGAATGTTCTACTGAATTATTCGATTTCTCCCATTCAACAATACAGCTATACCACCGGAAAGAATGCAACAGATGCGGCATTGATTATTGATGCCATGGATATTTTATATTCAAGCCATGTGGATGGGTTTTGTATCGTATCCAGTGATAGTGACTTTACAAGATTAGCAGCCAGGTTAAGAGAAGCCGGTATGTATGTGGTCGGTATGGGCGAGAAGAAAACACCAACCCCTTTTATTTCTGCATGTGAGATTTTCAAGTATCTTGAAGTACTGGCAGCACCATCAAGGGGCGAAGTAAAGTCAGATAAGACACCAGCGAAAGAAGAAACAAGAAAAGAAGGTATCACCAGTAAGCAAGCATTGATTCAGTCTATAAAGACGATCATTACAGAGGCTTCTGATGAAGAAGGTTGGGTTAATCTAGGAGAGGTCGGTACAAGACTGAATAAAAGATACCCGGATTTTGATACAAGAAACTATGGTCATTCAAAGTTATCACCATTGATTCTAAGCCTTGAGCAGTTTGATGTGCTAAAACGTAAGAATCCCAATAGCTTATATGGCATAAACTATTATATTAAGAATAAAGAAGAAAATCCAAAGAAAAGGTAG